The stretch of DNA CCTTATCTTTCCCCCTGCTGTAGGGGAGGGGCAACTTGGGGGAAAATGACTCACATTAGAGATAAGGTGTCAATGATATAATCTCCATAAAGCTTTGATTAACAGGGCCCAGGACACAGTAAGCCTTTGGCAATTAAGCTTTTACAAAAATATGCAGTTTTTAATGTCATTGTTGTTGTTCCTGTTGCAGCATTTTCCCTTGCCCTCTTTGCCTGTTCTCTGATTGTTCCTTAgcaaagagcaaagaaaaaaaccaaacgtTCCAAAGTCGAAGACTTTTCCTTTGATACAAACAAGCGAAAGTTCGATTATTTGTTCAATAATTTTCCGTTGATCCCTTAGTCTTGTAGTCGCTACTTTATAACCGGTCCCTAGAAGGGGGCGGTTCTTTCCGGAAATTATGACTGCAGCTGTTTTCACTCCGCTGTGACTCAGAGCGCTCCGGGCTGCAGGAGAGGAAGGTAGGGGACCAAGCTACCGGTGCAGGGCCTGGATCCAACCCCTGCTCTGGAAGACTGAGAGCTCCACATTCTAGCTCCCTTTCCCCAGTCCCCAAATTTGTAGGGGCTCCTTGAATTGCACGCCCCATGGGTGGAGGATTTCATCCTGATGTATGATCCCCAGGAAGGTTCCTGCAAGTTTGGCAGTTTAGGGGAATCTTTTGGAGGTTGAAGGAGGGATTTAGCCATCTCCTAATCTCAAGGCCCTTCTTCctactttccttctcttttactttactttttttcccGCTTTCTTTCTTTGATATAGACAATTGATGTTTTCTCAGTTTCAGGATAGTGTAAGCTGAGGAAATGAGGCTGTAAGCCTCATCTACTCCAATCAGTTGCAGCCCCTAAGCCCTTCTCTATAGAAATGTAAGAGACCGACGCAGTCTCTTCTGTAAATACGTGGACATTGGAAATCTAGGACTGAATGGAAAGGTTAAATCAATCTCTGATTTTATCCAAGCCCCACTTCTTACCCCAAATCTCCTCCTTGTCTGGTTCCGAGTTCTCCACTTCACCCCTGCCACAGGCCGCAGGGGTGTGTGTGGCCGGTGGTGCCACCcagctcccctcccaccctcctagCTGCTGAGCGGCTGGTGCTGGGACTCTGCATTCCTGAAGCAGCTACCTGGCTAGGCCGGAAGCCTTGTATTCTCCCAGCTGCCTCAGATTCATGGCTTTCAGCTTGGTGGCCAGTCTCTACCTAAGCCTTGCAAGTTGCCTTTCTGAAGTGCCATCCTGAGAGACAGAACTAATTCTGACCCAAACTAATTTTGTTTGTACTGGGAAGAGTGGGGGCAAGGGTGCAGAATAGCAAGTTTTCCTCAACGGAGGATTTGTTCTGAGCTTAGAATCAGGAAGCGAAGGCTATTTCCTTGTAGGGGTGCCCTTtgcgtctctctctcttttactctAGCCACCTTGGTGAGTATTGCCCAGCCTGAGAGCTTCTCTTTCAGCTGTTTTACTCCTGTGTGAGTCTCCTGCTTTAGGCTCTCTGCTTAATGTGTTATTAGAAAttcttccctcccccagcccagcctgTTCTACCAGAGAACTTGCCCAGGTCAGAGGTCTGCGTAGAAGCCCTTTTCTGAgcatcctctcctctcctcacacCTGCCACTGTCCTCTGCGTTGCTGTCGAATTGTGAGTCATTTTGCCACACTCAGTTTTTAtccaatttctcaaaataaaaacagatatggAATGAAAAGCCTGATTTATTGGTGCTGTTTAGTGGGGGTGCAAATGTAGGCTATGTGcctatataatatttaaatatattagaatatCTTGGATGGATACAAACAAATATACTCGTATCTTTTAATTTTGGGTCCCAAAAGAAAAGCCACAAGGTAAATGGCCTGTGGCAGGAGTCCATCTTGAATCACACAGCTTCTCACATGCAGCGCGTCTCTGAATGCCATGATCCAAAGTGAATGGTGGCAGAGGTTTATTGATTAacagtaacaacaataatagGGACAATAGTGATGTCTGTCATCATTGATTAAATGCCTCCTATGGCCCATGTGCTATTGTAGGGACTTCACATGTATTAATTCACATACGATGTGTGGATATTATACTActcattttggaaagaaaatactgaggctcagagggattAGTGACACCTACTCCATATGCCCAAGGAGTGGTGAATTAAATACACTTTTGAGAAAGTGGAATTGGTATTTGAACCAGCCTCAGGGTGTTTCAGAGATTTCCTGTTTAGTAGATACCAGTGAATCTTACACCTTCCCCACCTGGGACTGCCATTTAAAAGGACCCTTATGACTGAAAtctttgtctccttttttttaaaggttcCAACTTCCTAACTCCAACATTAACCCTTTGAATGTATTCTTATGCCAGAGAAAGGCACATAAAGTACTGGTGTTTGAACAGATAACTTCCAACATGTCCTCTGTTTGTGATATGTCTTTTCTGCAGAAATCTTGCATCACCATGGTGCACTTCTGTGGCCTACTCACCCTCCACCGGGAGCCAGGTAAGCCTAATTTGTGACTCTTACTTGCCATTGAATCTTTGGCACCTATCACAAGGCTTGATCTACAAGGAGGCAATCTATTGAAGCTTGATGAACTTGAACTCTGGTCTATCTCCAGTGCCGCTGAAGAGTATCTCTGTGAGCGTGAACATTTACGAGTTTGTGGCTGGTGTGTCTGCAACTTTGAACTACGAGAATGAGGAGAAAGTTCCTTTGGAGGCCTTCTTTGTGTTCCCCATGGATGAAGACTCTGCTGTTTACAGCTTTGAGGCCTTGGTGGATGGGAAGAAAATTGTAGCAGAATTACAAGACAAGATGAAGGTAGTAGAGATTACCTCCTCCCTTCTTATTACATTACCTCCTCCCTTCTTATTTCCTTAATGCATACTCTTTATGATCTCTACTAAATGTACCTTCACAAAACATGCTGATGTTGAAAGCTCTTTCTTCCACTCTTTTCTAACTGCcatttttctaaaatcatttGGGGAAAGAAATCAATCAGAGGCATTCAGAGTATAGCTGTGATTAGACAAGACCAATCACACAGTCGCTCTGCACTGCTCGTCTCTTTTTCAGCCATGTCACCTTGGATGTTCCCTTTCTTTCCCATCCCTCGCCCTGTGCTTCTCAGGCCCGCACCAACTATGAGAAAGCCATCTCCCAGGGCCACCAGGCCTTCTTATTGGAGGGGGACAGCAGCTCCAGGGATGTCTTCTCTTGCAATGTGGGTAACCTCCAACCTGGGTCGAAGGCGGCAGTCACCCTGAAGTATGTGCAGGAGCTGCCTCTGGAAGCAGATGGGGCTCTGCGCTTTGTGCTCCCAGCTGTCCTGAATCCTAGATACCAGTTCTCTGGTGAGTACCTCTCCCCTTTGAATTCTAGTGGTGGGTGACATAAATGGGGAAATTTTCTTAAGGTTGAGAGTGTCAtaaaaagtgttggcaaggaaAACAGAACTAAGGTCATCTTTTATAGGGTCGTCTAAGGACAGTTGCCTTAATGTGAAGACTCCTATAGTCCCTGTGGAGGACCTGCCCTACACACTCAGCATGGTCGCCACCATAGATTCCCAGCATGGCATTGAGAAGGTCCAATCCAACTGCCCCTTGAGTCCTACCGAGTACCTAGGAGAGGACAAGACTTCTGCTCAGGTAGTTAATGAGAGAATACTGCTATTGTCAGTACCTCTGTTGCTTGAGTCTTGACTTGGTCCCCAACCAGTTCTTCCCAAGTGGTAACCCAGAGGGGGTCCCACATGCTCCTTGCATATCGTCATTTAATCTCCAGAGCCttctctccagcctcacctctgTTCCTAGTCATGCTGTCTTATGGAGGAGGACTGCGCCCTAACCTCAGCCCCAAGAAGCAAGAAGTTATGATTCTAATGTGGCTCCTTTACCTGTCCTCCACTCAGGTTTCCCTGGCTGCTGGACACAAGTTTGATCGGGACGTGGAACTCCTGATTTACTACAATGAGGTGCATACCCCCAGCGTGGTTTTGGAGATGGGGATGCCTAACATGAAGCcaggtattttctttcttcctttgtagtCATCCCCTAAGGGGCAACTCCCTGTCTTGGAATTACTGTCGAAttactctcttttctttccttccctccaggGGTGGTTAATACATGTGAAACACTGAAATAGTTTACACTATGTCATGCAAAAATGGTTAGGTTTAATGACTGTCATGTGATATGTCTTGTAGGCAAATTTAAGTAGATCAGTAGATAATTGGGCAAAAGCCAGGAACAGataatttacaagagaaaacatGGCCAGTTTATAAACATGTGGCAATGATCAGTCTTGACAGACATCCAAATAATCATGTGACATTTTCACCTTTCAAATTATCAACGATTTCCAAATCTGATGCCTCATGCTTTAAAAGGTTTTCTTAAGGTTGTGAGTGTGCTAAAAAGTGAACTAACCTTTCGAGGATAAATTTGGCCATATGTGTTAAATCAATGTTAACTTTGGTAATTTCACTTTTAGAAATCTTGCCTAAGGAAGTAAATCCatatataagtaaaaatatgCACTGAGATGTCCCCCACCATTTTAATAATATCGAGTATTAGTAAGCAATCAAAATGTCTCTTATTGGCTAAATTTGCTATGCTAGGTATACTTCATGAGTTAATATGCAGCTACTAAAATAGTGTATATTGACAGATTGAAGTAATTGGACAAATGACCTCCAAAGAATGTTACGTAAAAGAAAAGTAAGTTATAGACAGATTACCACTATAAAATACTCTGTGCTttaggaaaaacattttaaaacacaggaAGAATGCAAGTAGTCATTGTGATTAGATTGACTAAGTTTAATTCTTAATTAAGAaagttcttaatttcttttttatctaatACATAATTTCTATTGATTGATTCATCACAGCTACATGCAGTCTCAActgaagtttttttctcttttcgagatataatatatgtaacaaaattgaccattttaactgtttttaagtgtacagttctgtggtCTTCAGGACATTCAccttgtacaaccatcaccacccttcatctccaaaacttttttgttttgcccTAGCTTCTTAATTTCTAAGACTAAGTTTAGCTTCTTAATAACTTTAGTTTCTTagtttcttttaatgtttattacttttgaaattttCCTTAATGTACATGCACTCTTTCTTGGAATTTAAATTGGTGTAACCCATGTCAGTTTGCTGTGTTCTTGGGGCCTTCCTGGGCTGCCATGCTTCTGAGTTTCGGTGACACAGGACTGGAGTGCTATTGCCACTTCTGAAGCATTTACACATGGTGGAATGGACATGTCCTTGGTGACAATCATATTCAAAGTGGGACGGCTTGGCTTAGGCTCTTGTTTTTACAATTATAGCTGTTGTCAAGAAAATTCCCTGTAGTTGTTTTTCTACAGAGTACCCTACTCTCTCATTGTTAATGTTTGCTTCCAAAGTAGCTTCATACTTGAGCTCACAAATTGAACTTTTTAGTTTTCCCTCACTTGTTCAACCACTCTTCCTCAGGGCAAGCTCTCCATGCTAAGGTCATTCAAGGGGCTCCCAGCTTCCACCAGATTTGCTGTAACCATCTCCTCTTCCACGAAGCTCCATGCTCTGTCTTTGTACGTTAGTTAtctgctttttcctttccttatggTGACTATTTCCTTGGGTGTCCATGAAATATTCCCATAACAGTGACCTACGTGTCAGTTAAGATTATTTCAAAGGACTGTTTTCACCAGAGAAAGTTCCATAATGTTGGATCTCAAAAGGTAAGGATTGAGATCTCAGTCCCTGTTTTTCTAAGAAGTTCCCCTGGCCCCTATGCAGATTTTCTCATCTAGTCCCCATGACCAGGTCTGAAGGCCAAGGGGGGACATCAGGGACAGTCTTTACAGTCTTGTGAATCCCTTCCAGCAGGACTGCTCAAGTCTTGCTTCCCAGGTCGTATATTTAGTCAAGATGACTTGCTGTTCTCATCCACACAAGGAAGCGAATGACAGCTTTAAGCGGCAGCTTGTCTCACTGAAACCATTCAGAGTTCTGCCAAATGAAACCTACAGATATATGACAAAAACACAgtatgttatttgttttacaGACTTAGAACAGATGTACTTACGATATTAAGAAcatgtttttctaaaattaaatttataatttaatttaaaaattgtataaaaataaaatttacaaataattttataatattggtTATTATGGGTTTAATCTGAGTTGAGCCCTAAACTGAGTTCCTTAAGTACATTATATTACTTAACTCTTACAATCAAGCTTGTTCAACTCATGGTCtgtgggctgcatgtggcccaggacagctttgaatgcagaccaacacaaatttgtaaactttcttaaaacattatga from Homo sapiens chromosome 11, GRCh38.p14 Primary Assembly encodes:
- the VWA5A gene encoding von Willebrand factor A domain-containing protein 5A isoform 2 (isoform 2 is encoded by transcript variant 2) encodes the protein MVHFCGLLTLHREPVPLKSISVSVNIYEFVAGVSATLNYENEEKVPLEAFFVFPMDEDSAVYSFEALVDGKKIVAELQDKMKARTNYEKAISQGHQAFLLEGDSSSRDVFSCNVGNLQPGSKAAVTLKYVQELPLEADGALRFVLPAVLNPRYQFSGSSKDSCLNVKTPIVPVEDLPYTLSMVATIDSQHGIEKVQSNCPLSPTEYLGEDKTSAQVSLAAGHKFDRDVELLIYYNEVHTPSVVLEMGMPNMKPGHLMGDPSAMVSFYPNIPEDQPSNTCGEFIFLMDRSGSMQSPMSSQDTSQLRIQAAKETLILLLKSLPIGCYFNIYGFGSSYEACFPESVKYTQQTMEEALGRVKLMQADLGGTEILAPLQNIYRGPSIPGHPLQLFVFTDGEVTDTFSVIKEVRINRQKHR